The Stenotrophomonas rhizophila genome has a window encoding:
- a CDS encoding tyrosine-type recombinase/integrase, which translates to MPSQFAPWNKGKLVGQKTPLRLSDIWSIRVRLQLAGRARDLALFNLAIDSKLRGCDLVSLRLRDVSHGSAIARRATVLQRKTGRPVQFELTELTRSALAEWSRQAQLRPASYLFFGQGDGHLSTRQYARIVASWVTAVGLDRHSYGTHSMRRTKASLIYRRTKNLRAVQILLGHTKLESTVRYLGIEVEDALEMAEQTEA; encoded by the coding sequence ATGCCATCTCAATTCGCACCGTGGAACAAGGGAAAGTTGGTCGGTCAAAAGACACCGCTCAGACTCAGCGACATATGGTCGATTAGGGTGCGCCTACAGCTTGCCGGGCGTGCTCGTGACCTGGCGCTATTCAACCTAGCGATCGACTCAAAGCTAAGAGGGTGCGATCTGGTCAGCCTACGACTGCGAGACGTATCTCATGGCTCAGCCATTGCCAGGAGGGCTACCGTACTGCAGCGCAAGACAGGTAGGCCAGTTCAGTTTGAGCTGACGGAGTTGACAAGGTCCGCACTCGCCGAATGGTCCCGTCAAGCTCAGCTACGACCAGCATCCTACTTGTTCTTTGGACAGGGTGATGGCCACCTTTCCACCCGCCAGTATGCTCGCATCGTCGCGTCATGGGTCACAGCCGTTGGACTCGACCGTCACAGCTACGGGACTCACAGCATGCGTCGGACCAAGGCATCACTGATATACCGCCGGACCAAGAACCTGCGCGCAGTTCAGATCCTGCTTGGCCACACCAAACTTGAGAGCACGGTGAGGTACTTGGGCATCGAGGTGGAGGACGCTTTAGAGATGGCGGAGCAGACCGAGGCCTGA
- a CDS encoding cupin domain-containing protein, with protein sequence MISQVTDTSTAEHYTWGGVCDGWHLLKDPSLSVIQERVPPNAGEVPHFHVKARQYFYVISGAATLEFENTKVSFGPNQGLHVPPNVSHRFVNDSDADVVFLVISSPTTAGDRVNLEWSA encoded by the coding sequence ATGATTTCCCAAGTTACTGATACTTCCACCGCAGAACACTACACCTGGGGTGGAGTGTGCGACGGCTGGCATCTACTAAAGGACCCCTCTCTCAGCGTCATTCAGGAACGAGTGCCGCCGAATGCGGGCGAGGTTCCTCATTTCCATGTAAAGGCCCGACAGTACTTCTACGTGATTTCCGGCGCCGCCACGCTGGAGTTTGAGAACACGAAAGTATCGTTTGGCCCCAATCAGGGGCTTCATGTTCCACCCAACGTTTCTCATCGTTTCGTCAATGATTCTGATGCCGATGTCGTATTTCTGGTAATTTCGTCTCCCACTACTGCAGGGGATCGCGTCAATCTGGAGTGGTCTGCCTGA
- a CDS encoding rhodanese-like domain-containing protein: MKNAVNLVPAAPSLEALLHFDRKLRFETDCWDVHDAICIAAPGFVLIDARSHDLYDRGHLPTAISMPHRKITETALRPYPPHTLFVTYCAGPHCNGADKAARRLAELARPVKLMIGGVTGWLDEGFDLITELDPGRFGQSDVSPMEGCRR; this comes from the coding sequence ATGAAGAATGCCGTCAATCTGGTCCCTGCCGCGCCGTCTTTGGAGGCGTTGTTGCATTTTGATCGAAAGTTGCGTTTTGAAACGGATTGCTGGGACGTGCACGATGCCATTTGCATTGCCGCGCCGGGATTCGTGCTGATCGATGCCCGTTCTCATGACCTGTACGACCGCGGCCATCTGCCTACGGCGATCAGCATGCCCCATCGCAAGATCACCGAAACGGCTCTTCGGCCTTATCCGCCGCACACCCTGTTCGTCACGTACTGCGCGGGCCCGCACTGCAACGGCGCGGACAAGGCGGCCCGTCGCCTAGCCGAGCTGGCGCGCCCCGTAAAGCTCATGATCGGCGGCGTGACGGGGTGGCTGGACGAGGGATTCGACCTCATCACCGAGCTCGATCCAGGAAGGTTTGGACAATCAGATGTCTCGCCAATGGAGGGCTGTCGAAGATGA
- the ftrA gene encoding transcriptional regulator FtrA, with protein sequence MNDVRLNPASPEPGLVAVLVYDGLCLFEFGIAAELFGLPRSELGVPWYSFAVVSADRTVRSAVGGLVLQAARSLEALESARTIVIPGWKGADAAPSTRLRQALIKAHARGARFVTICSGAFLLAHCGLLEQRRATTHWRYADAFAARFPQVELIPDVLFVQDGNVITSAGSAAGIDACMHLIREDFGAKIANRVAQRLVVPPQRGGGQRQFIPSPVPEREGGRFEGVFDWARQRLTQPIGAVDLARAAAMSERNFFRRFKEATGTSPSQWLLNERVSLAREFLEAQPGWPLERISRSSGFSSLETFRVAFRKVVGVPPSRYREQFGS encoded by the coding sequence ATGAACGATGTCCGGTTGAATCCCGCCAGCCCGGAGCCCGGGCTCGTCGCTGTCCTGGTGTACGACGGTCTGTGCCTGTTTGAGTTCGGAATCGCAGCGGAGTTGTTCGGATTGCCTCGCTCTGAGCTCGGCGTGCCGTGGTATTCGTTCGCGGTGGTCTCCGCAGACAGGACGGTCCGCAGCGCGGTGGGCGGATTGGTACTGCAGGCGGCGCGGTCGTTGGAGGCACTGGAGTCGGCGCGAACCATCGTCATTCCGGGATGGAAGGGCGCAGACGCCGCCCCCTCTACTCGACTGAGGCAAGCGTTGATAAAGGCACATGCACGCGGCGCTCGCTTTGTCACCATCTGCTCGGGCGCCTTTCTGCTGGCGCACTGCGGCCTGCTTGAACAACGACGGGCGACTACACATTGGCGCTATGCCGACGCCTTTGCCGCGCGTTTCCCACAGGTGGAGCTGATTCCGGATGTTCTCTTTGTCCAGGACGGCAATGTCATCACCTCGGCCGGGAGCGCGGCAGGAATCGACGCATGCATGCATCTCATCCGGGAGGACTTTGGCGCCAAGATCGCCAACCGTGTGGCGCAGCGCTTGGTCGTGCCCCCACAGCGCGGCGGAGGGCAGCGACAGTTCATCCCCAGCCCCGTGCCCGAGCGCGAGGGAGGCCGCTTTGAGGGTGTCTTCGATTGGGCCCGCCAACGGCTAACCCAGCCAATTGGGGCAGTGGATCTCGCACGTGCCGCCGCTATGAGTGAGCGGAATTTCTTCAGGCGTTTCAAGGAGGCGACCGGTACCAGTCCAAGCCAGTGGCTCTTGAATGAGCGGGTGTCTCTAGCACGCGAATTTTTGGAAGCGCAGCCGGGCTGGCCACTGGAACGAATATCTCGTTCATCTGGCTTCTCATCGCTGGAAACCTTCCGGGTCGCATTTCGCAAGGTGGTAGGCGTGCCACCCTCTCGCTATCGGGAACAGTTCGGAAGCTGA
- a CDS encoding zinc-binding dehydrogenase → MLLQPLRERLDLRRGAHPNWEEEVLKLTQGQGVDITLDVAGGDGINQSVPATKAGDRIAQIGLLAGQKSALSLMPVIFRQTTIRGVAVALRSSFDRMNLFLNDHKIRPVIERAYPFEQPREAFEHLSRGALGKLVVKVS, encoded by the coding sequence ATGCTCTTGCAGCCACTCAGAGAACGCCTGGACCTACGGCGTGGTGCCCATCCCAACTGGGAAGAGGAAGTCCTCAAGCTGACCCAAGGTCAAGGTGTCGACATCACGCTGGACGTTGCCGGCGGTGACGGCATCAATCAGTCCGTGCCTGCCACGAAGGCTGGGGACAGGATCGCCCAAATTGGTTTGCTTGCTGGCCAGAAGAGCGCGCTGAGTCTGATGCCAGTCATCTTCCGTCAAACCACCATCCGCGGCGTCGCCGTCGCACTCCGCTCGTCGTTTGATCGGATGAATTTGTTCCTCAACGATCACAAGATCCGTCCGGTAATCGAACGTGCGTATCCCTTTGAGCAACCACGTGAGGCGTTCGAGCACCTCTCGCGGGGCGCTCTCGGCAAGCTGGTGGTCAAGGTCTCCTGA
- a CDS encoding autotransporter outer membrane beta-barrel domain-containing protein, protein MDLSGFNSRQPRCRLLSTCVLLALVGQAQGQNCPTPIVVSDGQCNVQPGTTVTVAANAVGVSASSRAIIHANGITENLAGANATGLLAQGESIINFNGSALRTTSTAGNASGQIGLRSVGVGSQIAAVGSSIQLSPGGTSSPANLRGVSAEGGALITLDTTDVQVRGGSNALNNYGVQALGAGSEVRVSGGSIDTLSRGAFGVLSQDGGLATLTGTRITTGGAQNATTNDGSHAIVARGAGSRINGQNVVANTSGTLANVVRADSGAAVALSGSQLSHTGNGNITFPAAAIRVAGGGQFTLSGTSTISTTGALYSPGLLVEGTGSTATITDSRIDVGGARSFGVSVKDGAAASLVRSTVAMAPIAATGPFSPAIQAEGAGTRIGLQGGAVTTESATAYGVRALSGSAITLDGTSITTAGVDAAAISAGSAAVEARNVTIVTRGNDNAMGALADLGGTVSLTGGSITTYGSQVRAAAFAHALGARNPGGVLEAQGITARTFGTYAMGVWADDGGVATVNDVTVNTEGSHAIGVLAIVEQRGAQFPATVVFNLGSVETRGDFAHGASAQARNDLAGDLASITLARTPITTYGEAAVGLRASLADYGSTPAGRGSAQVVASDLAVITSGAGAHGALSRDNPTSVRMSQVQLRPGGAGAHGAVALIGGQLIGDATAVAPVGSGAMALFVVGVPDAVSQADFSGSTLTNTSGPTVGVAGNGRIGLTSTTITAPTQWLRVGSLSDFPLLDTSAPTIQGPGDFPDDDGNLPTAPAPLPPGAPIPNLPGLADVVATRSTLTGSASTAAGSVSHLTLIDSLWTMTGSSNLTTLVNDPSRIVFSPPTGDPALPSSYKTLTVSNYAGDGTLAMNTWLDTDGSPSDQLVVVGGSSSGPGLLEIINSGGSGAVTAADGIRVVQALGATSTVDNFALSQPVLAGPYEYFLYRGGASSVADADTENSWYLRSVIDCAAPGAPVPPCPAPPAPPPTPPPSPPPPPPPPEPPEPPEPPEPPVPPPVPPVPPTPPTPPVPPAPPAPPAPAYRQEVSLIAAAPAMASVYGRTIIDTLHERVGEEELLRQRGDLNPDRNGVNGAWIRYMIHDGEHDGGREGIYGQRGPDFDYQFEALQVGLDLYRRIDEEDESREHAGFYLAYGRGKGEVKHNLLEYRFHAGTDRFVARTAGGYWTGFNEKGAYLDAVAQYTAYDLRMQSLRLPDSFTDAHGIALSLEGGRPFVLNDGDGQSAEDGRWRLEPQAQMIWQRVRVDDLDDGIAKVRFSSGDSLVGRLGARLHRNNQQDNRNGELRSGNAWLRANLWHEFRGQPRAEFATGSGYVPFDVDLSGSWAEVGIGGAWQISQTGYLFADVDYSWSFDGDETAWNGKVGARWNW, encoded by the coding sequence ATGGACCTCAGTGGATTCAACAGTCGTCAGCCTCGATGCCGTCTCCTTTCGACCTGCGTACTTTTGGCACTGGTCGGGCAGGCTCAAGGTCAGAACTGCCCCACGCCGATTGTCGTGAGTGACGGCCAATGCAATGTGCAACCGGGCACCACTGTGACTGTAGCCGCCAACGCGGTGGGCGTGTCGGCGTCGTCGCGCGCGATCATTCATGCCAACGGCATAACCGAGAACCTTGCCGGCGCCAATGCCACCGGTTTGCTTGCGCAAGGTGAGTCCATCATCAACTTCAACGGCAGTGCCCTGCGCACGACCTCGACCGCCGGCAATGCCAGCGGGCAGATCGGGCTGCGATCTGTTGGTGTCGGCAGCCAGATCGCGGCGGTCGGATCGAGCATCCAGCTCTCACCCGGGGGAACCAGCTCGCCGGCGAACCTGCGGGGTGTCAGTGCCGAAGGCGGCGCGCTCATCACATTGGATACGACAGATGTGCAGGTCCGTGGCGGGTCCAACGCTCTCAACAACTACGGTGTGCAGGCGCTGGGCGCTGGCAGCGAGGTTCGCGTCAGCGGCGGGAGCATCGATACGTTGTCGCGCGGTGCGTTCGGCGTGCTGTCCCAGGATGGTGGCCTGGCGACGCTGACGGGCACCCGGATCACTACCGGCGGGGCGCAGAATGCCACCACAAATGATGGCAGCCATGCCATCGTCGCGCGTGGCGCAGGAAGCCGGATCAATGGGCAGAACGTCGTGGCCAACACGTCCGGCACGCTGGCCAACGTGGTGCGCGCCGACAGCGGGGCTGCGGTTGCTCTCAGTGGCAGCCAGCTCAGTCACACCGGCAATGGCAATATCACCTTTCCCGCCGCTGCAATCCGTGTAGCTGGTGGCGGTCAGTTCACCCTCAGTGGCACCAGCACAATTTCAACTACCGGCGCGCTCTATTCCCCTGGTCTGCTCGTGGAGGGTACCGGTTCGACAGCAACCATCACCGACTCGCGCATCGACGTGGGCGGTGCACGCTCGTTCGGCGTGTCTGTGAAAGATGGCGCCGCGGCGTCGCTCGTTCGCAGCACCGTTGCAATGGCGCCCATCGCGGCAACTGGACCGTTTTCGCCTGCGATCCAGGCGGAAGGGGCGGGCACCCGAATAGGCCTGCAAGGCGGAGCGGTCACCACCGAGAGCGCCACCGCATACGGTGTGCGTGCATTGAGCGGTTCGGCCATCACGCTGGACGGCACGTCGATCACCACGGCCGGGGTGGATGCTGCGGCTATCAGCGCGGGCAGCGCTGCGGTGGAGGCGCGCAACGTCACGATCGTCACCCGGGGCAATGACAACGCGATGGGCGCGTTGGCTGATCTGGGCGGGACCGTGAGCTTGACCGGCGGGTCCATCACCACCTATGGCAGCCAGGTTCGCGCGGCCGCCTTCGCGCACGCACTGGGCGCACGCAACCCCGGCGGGGTCCTTGAGGCGCAGGGCATCACAGCGCGCACCTTCGGCACCTATGCAATGGGGGTCTGGGCTGATGACGGCGGTGTAGCCACGGTCAACGACGTCACGGTAAACACGGAAGGCTCCCATGCGATCGGCGTGCTGGCGATCGTCGAGCAACGGGGTGCGCAGTTCCCGGCAACTGTGGTCTTCAATCTCGGCAGCGTGGAAACCCGCGGCGATTTTGCGCACGGTGCGTCGGCACAGGCGCGCAACGACCTGGCCGGCGACCTGGCCAGCATCACCCTGGCCCGGACGCCAATCACCACCTACGGCGAAGCTGCGGTGGGCCTGCGCGCCAGCCTTGCCGACTACGGCAGCACGCCCGCGGGGCGTGGGTCGGCGCAGGTGGTCGCCAGCGATCTGGCGGTCATCACCTCCGGAGCGGGCGCACACGGTGCACTGTCGCGCGACAACCCCACGTCGGTACGAATGAGCCAGGTCCAATTGCGGCCCGGCGGCGCTGGCGCCCATGGCGCGGTGGCGCTGATCGGAGGGCAGCTTATCGGCGATGCGACGGCCGTAGCGCCTGTCGGCAGTGGTGCCATGGCCCTGTTTGTGGTCGGCGTGCCCGACGCGGTTTCCCAGGCCGACTTCAGCGGGAGCACATTGACCAACACCAGCGGTCCGACGGTGGGCGTAGCGGGAAACGGGCGGATTGGGCTCACCAGCACCACGATCACGGCGCCCACTCAGTGGCTGCGTGTGGGTAGTTTGAGCGATTTCCCGCTACTGGACACCAGCGCGCCGACGATTCAGGGCCCAGGCGACTTTCCAGACGATGACGGCAATCTGCCCACGGCGCCGGCCCCTTTGCCACCGGGTGCGCCCATCCCGAACCTACCTGGCCTGGCCGACGTCGTGGCCACGCGGAGCACGTTGACCGGTTCGGCCTCTACGGCGGCAGGCAGCGTCTCTCATCTGACTCTGATCGATTCGCTGTGGACGATGACGGGCAGCTCCAACCTGACCACGCTGGTGAATGATCCCAGCCGGATCGTGTTTTCCCCTCCCACGGGCGACCCGGCGCTGCCGTCCAGTTACAAGACCCTGACGGTCTCCAACTACGCGGGCGACGGCACCTTGGCCATGAACACGTGGCTTGACACGGATGGATCGCCTTCTGATCAGCTGGTTGTGGTCGGCGGCAGCAGCAGCGGCCCCGGCTTGCTGGAGATAATCAACAGCGGTGGCAGCGGCGCGGTGACCGCCGCCGACGGCATCCGCGTCGTGCAGGCGCTGGGCGCCACCAGCACGGTGGACAACTTCGCGCTCTCCCAGCCGGTCCTTGCTGGTCCCTACGAATACTTCCTCTATCGCGGCGGTGCATCCAGCGTGGCCGATGCCGACACGGAAAACAGCTGGTACCTGCGTTCGGTGATCGACTGCGCAGCGCCTGGTGCGCCCGTTCCGCCCTGTCCCGCACCACCCGCGCCGCCTCCCACTCCACCACCGTCCCCTCCGCCTCCTCCGCCACCACCAGAACCACCAGAACCACCAGAACCACCAGAACCCCCGGTGCCACCGCCGGTGCCGCCAGTACCGCCGACGCCCCCGACGCCGCCGGTGCCGCCCGCACCTCCGGCACCTCCGGCACCTGCCTATCGGCAGGAGGTCTCGCTCATCGCGGCGGCCCCAGCTATGGCTAGTGTCTACGGGCGCACGATCATCGATACCCTGCACGAGCGCGTGGGCGAAGAGGAACTCCTGCGTCAGCGGGGCGACTTGAACCCCGACCGCAACGGGGTCAACGGCGCGTGGATCCGCTACATGATCCACGACGGCGAACATGACGGCGGCCGCGAGGGCATCTATGGCCAACGCGGACCAGACTTCGACTACCAATTCGAGGCGTTGCAGGTTGGTCTCGACCTGTACCGACGCATCGATGAGGAGGATGAAAGTCGCGAGCATGCCGGCTTCTATCTCGCTTATGGGCGCGGCAAAGGCGAGGTGAAACACAACCTGCTCGAGTACCGCTTCCACGCCGGTACCGATCGTTTCGTTGCCCGCACCGCGGGCGGTTACTGGACCGGCTTCAACGAAAAAGGTGCCTATCTGGACGCGGTGGCTCAGTACACTGCATATGACCTGCGCATGCAGTCGCTGCGATTGCCCGACAGCTTCACAGACGCACATGGAATCGCGTTGTCACTGGAGGGCGGGCGGCCCTTTGTCCTCAACGATGGAGATGGACAGTCCGCGGAGGACGGGCGTTGGCGTCTGGAGCCGCAGGCGCAGATGATCTGGCAGCGGGTGAGGGTGGACGACTTGGACGACGGCATCGCGAAGGTGCGCTTCAGCAGCGGCGACTCGCTGGTGGGGCGCCTCGGCGCGCGCCTGCACCGCAACAACCAGCAAGACAACCGTAACGGCGAGCTGCGCAGCGGCAACGCGTGGCTGCGTGCCAATCTATGGCATGAGTTCCGGGGCCAACCGCGCGCCGAATTCGCCACCGGCAGCGGCTACGTACCATTCGATGTCGATCTTAGCGGAAGTTGGGCAGAGGTGGGTATCGGTGGCGCCTGGCAGATTTCTCAGACCGGCTACTTGTTTGCAGATGTCGACTACAGCTGGAGCTTTGACGGTGATGAGACGGCCTGGAACGGAAAAGTTGGTGCTCGATGGAACTGGTAG
- a CDS encoding response regulator — MVAEGIAKILEDHCDSSEIVANGEELLQSLHKQTPDLVVADISMPGVSGIDAIKTAHTQGCSVPFIFLTMHDEPAMALCALRHGAAGYVVKNAAGDELLSAIRTIATGRSYISQSMVAQLALYPKPTEYALTPKQQRILQYIDLGLRPAQIAIELGVSIRTIESHKYAMMQEFGVSGTMALLIKAREEKLL; from the coding sequence ATGGTCGCGGAAGGCATCGCGAAGATCTTGGAAGACCACTGTGACTCTTCCGAGATCGTAGCGAATGGCGAGGAATTGCTGCAATCACTACATAAGCAGACCCCGGATCTAGTCGTTGCAGATATAAGCATGCCTGGGGTCAGTGGCATCGACGCAATAAAGACTGCCCATACCCAGGGTTGCTCCGTTCCGTTTATCTTTTTAACGATGCACGATGAGCCGGCAATGGCACTGTGTGCGCTGCGACATGGCGCAGCAGGATATGTCGTAAAAAATGCCGCGGGAGATGAGCTCCTCTCCGCAATTCGGACTATCGCGACCGGCCGGTCTTACATCAGCCAATCGATGGTCGCTCAGCTGGCGCTTTACCCCAAACCGACGGAGTACGCTCTGACGCCGAAACAGCAGCGAATCCTACAATACATTGACCTGGGCTTGCGCCCGGCACAGATTGCTATTGAACTTGGAGTGTCCATACGAACGATTGAGTCACATAAGTACGCCATGATGCAGGAGTTCGGGGTGAGTGGCACGATGGCCCTCCTTATCAAGGCCCGAGAAGAAAAACTGTTGTAG
- a CDS encoding 3'-5' exoribonuclease, with amino-acid sequence MSYGLSLSSIPPDFNDKNKVTAFSSRDDSMAPTYYFLDTEWSDADGRDLVSLALIDESGERRFYAERAQLSPNPTEFVRRCVYPLLDRGALSLSDAAFTTALRAFLRASANPAVMADYPTDLQLLQWALDGCGLPTAQAAYCGPKPNLIQTRMWKEGLAGRLVEDWFVAHPELSAKRHHALVDAQALRMAWLVSTGRLPAPLWAESYHRLNKS; translated from the coding sequence GTGTCGTATGGCCTGTCGCTGTCCTCGATTCCGCCGGACTTCAATGATAAAAACAAGGTGACCGCCTTCAGCTCAAGGGACGACTCCATGGCTCCAACCTACTACTTCCTGGATACCGAGTGGTCCGATGCCGATGGTCGCGACTTGGTTAGCTTGGCACTGATTGATGAGAGTGGTGAGCGTCGCTTCTATGCCGAGCGCGCCCAGTTGTCGCCTAACCCCACCGAATTCGTACGTCGCTGCGTCTACCCGCTGCTCGATCGAGGAGCTCTTTCCCTATCCGACGCGGCCTTTACCACGGCGTTGCGAGCGTTCCTTCGAGCCAGCGCCAACCCGGCGGTAATGGCCGATTACCCCACCGATCTGCAACTGCTGCAATGGGCTCTGGACGGCTGTGGACTGCCGACCGCCCAGGCTGCATATTGCGGCCCAAAGCCTAACCTCATCCAAACACGCATGTGGAAAGAGGGACTTGCCGGGAGGTTGGTGGAAGACTGGTTCGTGGCGCATCCAGAGCTAAGCGCGAAACGCCACCACGCCTTAGTCGATGCCCAAGCGCTTCGGATGGCGTGGCTGGTGAGCACTGGTCGCCTACCGGCTCCGTTGTGGGCGGAGTCCTATCATCGACTCAATAAATCATAA
- a CDS encoding putative quinol monooxygenase — translation MLSLYAVFDKDDPTRLTILEIYASRQAYEQHVKSPHFLKYKNGTLHMVKSLELVDVDPLLPELKIK, via the coding sequence GTGCTGTCGTTGTACGCCGTCTTCGACAAGGACGATCCGACCAGACTGACGATTCTTGAAATATATGCGAGTCGGCAGGCATACGAACAGCACGTGAAGAGTCCGCATTTCCTCAAGTACAAGAACGGGACGCTGCACATGGTCAAGTCCCTCGAGCTGGTTGATGTTGATCCTCTTCTGCCGGAGCTGAAGATTAAGTAG
- a CDS encoding carboxymuconolactone decarboxylase family protein: MPSTKVIDWKRRSSRLASLMGAAMLASGPGQMAFAYEGAAMNVTSNGGSTSELDARQQAIIPISASAAAGNMDSLRGALNQGLDAGLSLAEAREILVQVYAYAGFPRSLNALSELMKVAEARRQRGIQDEAGREPGKPIPKGDALLAAGTANQTKLAGGPVSGPLFDFAPQANEYLRTHLFGDIFERDNLDWQSRELATVSMLAAMSGVEPQLQSHIGISMNIGVRPEQLSRLADVLEAHSSLEAAERVRVGIQRQLNAQQD; the protein is encoded by the coding sequence ATGCCCAGTACCAAGGTGATTGACTGGAAACGGCGGTCCAGTCGTCTCGCCTCTCTGATGGGTGCGGCGATGCTTGCCTCCGGTCCGGGACAGATGGCTTTCGCATACGAAGGAGCAGCTATGAACGTCACATCAAACGGGGGTTCTACCTCCGAACTGGACGCCCGCCAGCAAGCGATTATTCCGATCAGCGCCTCAGCAGCGGCTGGCAACATGGATAGCCTTCGGGGTGCGCTGAATCAAGGCTTGGACGCGGGACTGAGTCTGGCCGAAGCACGAGAGATCCTTGTGCAGGTTTACGCCTATGCGGGGTTTCCGCGGAGCCTGAACGCATTGAGCGAACTCATGAAGGTGGCGGAGGCACGCAGGCAGAGGGGCATCCAGGATGAAGCCGGGCGCGAGCCGGGCAAGCCGATTCCCAAGGGCGACGCGTTGCTCGCCGCAGGCACCGCGAACCAGACCAAGCTGGCGGGTGGTCCAGTCTCAGGGCCATTGTTCGATTTCGCACCGCAGGCAAATGAGTATCTGCGTACGCATCTCTTTGGCGACATCTTCGAGCGCGACAACCTTGATTGGCAGAGCCGCGAGCTGGCCACGGTCAGCATGCTGGCTGCCATGTCCGGGGTGGAACCCCAGTTGCAGTCTCACATAGGAATCAGCATGAACATAGGCGTGCGCCCGGAGCAGCTGTCAAGGCTGGCCGATGTTCTCGAAGCCCACTCCAGCTTGGAGGCTGCCGAACGTGTCCGCGTTGGTATTCAACGCCAGCTCAACGCTCAGCAGGATTGA
- a CDS encoding (R)-mandelonitrile lyase, with protein sequence MLVRSAVGGLLALSVWALLGVPHEAQAAAPEQQITTAGNQASMNGQTEYFTGRVRIDPLWPADPGITASAGLVTFEPGARSAWHTHPAGQRLVVTSGVGRVQEWGKPIQVVRPGDVVWCPPGVKHWHGAAPATAMTHLAVTGVRDGQNVNWLEKVTDAQYQGD encoded by the coding sequence ATGTTGGTTCGATCCGCGGTTGGCGGGCTCTTGGCCCTCTCTGTCTGGGCGCTGCTTGGCGTTCCCCATGAGGCTCAAGCTGCGGCGCCCGAACAGCAAATCACCACTGCCGGGAATCAGGCTTCGATGAATGGTCAGACGGAGTACTTCACCGGCAGAGTTCGCATCGACCCGCTCTGGCCCGCGGACCCGGGCATCACTGCCTCCGCCGGGCTGGTGACGTTTGAGCCGGGTGCACGATCGGCGTGGCACACCCACCCTGCGGGCCAGCGTTTGGTGGTCACCTCTGGCGTCGGGCGCGTGCAGGAGTGGGGTAAGCCCATTCAGGTCGTTCGTCCCGGCGATGTAGTGTGGTGCCCGCCGGGGGTGAAGCACTGGCATGGAGCTGCCCCCGCTACGGCGATGACCCATCTCGCCGTAACCGGCGTGCGCGATGGTCAGAACGTGAACTGGTTGGAGAAGGTGACCGATGCCCAGTACCAAGGTGATTGA
- a CDS encoding (R)-mandelonitrile lyase, whose protein sequence is MEIKRLGTQASIKGSTDWFTGTVRIDPLNAAPAPSRVSCAAVTFEPGARTAWHTHPLGQTLIVTAGFGWTQCEGGPIVEIRAGDVIWCPPGHKHWHGASPTTAMTHIAIQEALDGRNVDWLEHVTEEQYLAGPTAADAPARSDGGG, encoded by the coding sequence ATGGAAATCAAACGCCTTGGCACCCAAGCGTCCATCAAAGGATCGACGGACTGGTTTACGGGCACGGTCCGCATCGATCCGCTCAATGCCGCCCCTGCGCCATCGAGGGTATCCTGCGCGGCAGTCACCTTCGAGCCGGGCGCGCGAACTGCGTGGCACACCCATCCGTTGGGGCAGACGCTTATCGTTACAGCCGGCTTCGGTTGGACACAGTGCGAAGGCGGCCCGATCGTGGAGATCCGCGCGGGTGACGTGATCTGGTGCCCGCCGGGTCACAAACACTGGCACGGTGCATCGCCCACCACCGCCATGACGCACATCGCAATCCAGGAGGCATTGGATGGCAGGAACGTTGACTGGCTGGAGCATGTGACCGAAGAGCAGTACCTGGCCGGACCTACCGCTGCTGACGCACCGGCCCGCTCCGACGGAGGTGGCTGA
- a CDS encoding cyclophilin-like fold protein, producing MKIRLIINDQMLSATMEDSIPAREFIAQLPLTLQLEDYAATEKIAQLPRRLSVAGEPEGVTPAAGDIAFYAPWGNLAIFHRPFAYSKGLIRLGRIEGGLQLLRTEGPLAVRIESD from the coding sequence ATGAAGATTCGACTGATCATCAACGATCAGATGCTGTCGGCCACCATGGAAGACAGTATCCCGGCGCGCGAGTTCATCGCCCAGTTGCCGCTGACGCTGCAGCTCGAGGACTACGCCGCGACCGAGAAAATCGCGCAGCTTCCGCGCCGTCTCAGCGTGGCCGGTGAGCCGGAGGGAGTCACGCCGGCGGCGGGCGACATCGCCTTTTATGCGCCGTGGGGAAATCTGGCGATTTTCCACAGGCCCTTTGCGTACTCGAAGGGTCTGATCCGACTGGGTCGAATCGAAGGAGGACTGCAGCTCCTTCGCACGGAAGGGCCGCTCGCGGTTCGGATTGAGTCCGACTAG